Below is a genomic region from Candidatus Binatia bacterium.
ACGACATCCTCGGGATGTATCCACATTCGCCGAGTTTCGCGAAGCGCTACGCGGAGATCGGGAGCCTCGCGACGGAGGCGCTGCAAGCCTTCGCGCAAGAGGTACGCGACAAAGCTTTTCCGCGCGCCGATTAGAGTGCCGACCAGCTGGCACTCTGCGGTGCTAGCGTCGGGGAATGTTGGAACAGGACGAGTGGCCGGATCCGTTGATCATCGCGATGCGCGCTTTCGAGCGCGTCCTTCTTGGCCACGGCGCCATGCCTCGAGCGCATCCAGTCGGCGACGAACCGACTGCAACGCATCGACGAGAGCCAGACCACCCGCCGCCAAGTGCCCCGCCTCGGCGGGCAGATGTGATTCCGCTTCGGCGTCCTCGTCGCTCGGGCTAGGCGCCTCACGCACGCGCGCGCCGGCGCGCTCGAGGGCTCCGGCGACAATGCTCTGCGCGCGGCTGCGCGCCGCGTCTGTGAGCTTGCGTCCGAGCGGCCGAATCTCGACGACCATGGAAGTCTTGTTGGCCTCCACGAGCAGCCGCGTCTCCTCGCGTTCGATGCCGAGCAACGCCTCGGCCGTCGTGCCGAGCGCGCGTGCAATCAGAACGACCACGCCGATCGAAGGATTGCGCCGCTGGTCCGCTTCGATCTTGAAGAGCGTCGGATGATTTACTCCCGCGCGCCGCGCGAGCTCGTTTTGCGACCACCCTAAGGCGAGGCGCCGCGCCGCGATGCGTTTCCCAAGCGTCACGCATCTGGACTGTAGCAAGGGCCGAGCCGGGCCCTTGAACCATCCGGTCTTACCGAATGGCTTAGGCTGGCGCCCTCTGCAAGCGGTGGGCGGCGGGAACGTTGGGGTATTCGCCGATGAGGCAGCCGAGGCACATGTCCTCGCGGCGGCGCCCGACCGAGGCGATCAGGCCCTCCAGGCTGAGGTAGCCGAGCGAGTCCGCGCCCGTGCGCTCCCGAATCTGCTCCACGCTGTAGTTCGCGGCGATCAGCTCGTCGTAGGTGGCCATGTCGACGCCGAGGTAGCACGGGTGCTTGATAGGCGGTGACGTGATGCGCAAGTGCACCTCGCGTGCCCCGGCCTCGCGCAGCAGAGCCACGATGCGCGGCGTGGTCGTGCCGCGCACGATCGAATCGTCCACGACGATCACCCGCTGGTCGCGCAGGTTCTCGACGAGCGGATTGAACTTGAGATGCACGCCGCGCGAGCGCATGCGCTGATCCGGGCTGATGAACGTCCGGCCGATGTAGCGGTTCTTGATGAGCCCCTCGATGTAGGGCAGTCCGCTCTCCGCCGCGTAGCCGATGCCGCCGGCGACCGCCGAGTCGGGCACGGCCATCACGACGTCCGCGTCGACGGGGTGCTCCTTGGCCAGCTCGCGCCCCATCGCGTAGCGCGCCATGTAGACGGACCGCTCGTTGAGCCTCGAGTCGGGTCGCGCGAAGTAGATGTATTCGAACATGCAGAGCGCGGACTGGGCGCCTTCGACCTCGACGCGATGCGACTCGAGCCCGTCCGCCCCGATGCGCACGATCTCGCCCCGCTCGATCTCGCGCAGATACTGTGCGCCGACCGTCCCGAGCGCGCACGACTCGGACGCCACGACGTAGCCGTTCTCGCCGAGCTTTCCGAGGCAGAGCGGGCGCACGCCCCACGGATCGCGGAACGCGTACAGCTCGCCCTGCGTGCAGAGCACGATCGAATAGGCACCGCGCGCCGACTGGAGCACCGACTTGATGCGGTCCACCATCGAGCCCTTCGCCTCGACAATGAGCTTGGCGAGCACCTCGGAGTCCGAGGAGGCCTGCAGTACCGTCGTGGGCGCGAGCCGCTCGCGCAGCTCGTCGGTGTTGGTGAGGTTGCCGTTATGCGCGAAGGCGAAGTCGCCGAGATCGGAGCGTTCGAGCAGAGGCTGCGCGTTGACGACAATTGACGAGCCGGTCGTCGAGTAGCGCGTATGCCCGATCGCGATGTGGCCGCTGAGCTCGCTCAGGATGTCTTCGTCGAAGATGGCGCCCAGCAGACCCATCTCCTTGTGCGAGCGGATCGTGCCGCCGTCCGCGGCGGCGATGCCGGCCGATTCCTGTCCGCGGTGCTGCAGCGCATAAAGCGCAAAGAACGCGAGTCGAGCGGCATCGCGTTCCGGTGCGAAGACCCCGGTTATCCCGCACATCGTATGGCTATTATAGCAGACAGGCCCGGATATCGAGCCTGGAGGCTAGTCGCTCGCCCGCCTTCCGCCGAAAATCTGCAGCAAAGCGAGGAAGATATTGATCGCATCCAGGTAGATGCTCGTCGCCATCAGGACAGGCGTGAGGCCGTCGCCGCCGGCGCGCAGGCGCGCGAAGTCGATCAGCACCAAACCGGAGAAGATCACGAGCGTGATCCATGCGTACGTCTCCGGATGGATGAAGCGCACGAAGATCGAGATGATGCCGACGACGATGAGGCCCATCAGGGCGATCATGAAAATGCCCTGGAAGCGGCGCAGGTCGAGGCCGGTCGCGTAGACGATCGCGCCAAGCGCGAACATGCCGAGGCCGGTGGTCAGTGCGGCGTTAACCACCACGTCGGGACCGAACGCGCGGACGTACTGGCCGACGACCGGCGCGATGCCGACGCCTTCGCAGAACGTGAACGCGTAGAACAGCAGCAGCGAGAGCCCCTCGTTGCGCCGGACGGCATAGATCGAGAACAGCAGAATCAGCCCGACGATCATCGCAACAAGGCCGATGCCGGGGCTGAGATCGTGGAACAGCCACGCGGCGAGCGCGCTGACGCACAGGCCCAGCGCCGTGATGCCTAGCACCTGCGCGAGTATAGAGTGCGTCGGGACCGCGGGCGCGACCGGACCACCGAATCGATTTTGCGGTTGTAAGCCGTAAGCCATGACGCTCTCTACTAACCTTGGGAGCGGAAAAGAGTTTCTCGAAGCCCCTCTGCTCGCTAGGTTCGCCGCACCCGGCCGAGCCCAAAGGCCAGCAACGCCGCAAATGCCGGCAAGACGCCGAGGTACCTGGGATTGGCGCCGATGATCGCCGAGCCCGTCGCCGGGCCAAGGATCATCGCAAGTCCGTTGATCGAGTCGCTGACGCCCATGATCGCGCCGCGCTCGGATGGCCTCGCCCGCACTGACAGCAGCGCGGTCAGCGTCGGCTCGACCATCGCCGATCCGATGGCCCAGACGATCAAGGCGATCCCGAAGACCCAAAGGTCCGTGACGAACGAGAGCAGGCCATAGGCGAGGAAACTCGCGAGCAGGCCGATCTGCGCGACGCGCCGGTTCCCGAGGCGCGTGGCCAGCGGCGAAACGACGAAGATCAGGGCCGCCCCGCCGACCACGCCTGCGCCCGCCAGAAGCCAGCCGACCTCCGATACCGGCGAACCGAGCACGTGGTTGAGATACAGCGCGAAGTTCGCGAGAAAGCACACGATCGCGAAGATCGCGAGGAAATGGCGGATCAACACGAGGCGCACTCCCGGCGCGTTAGCGGCCCGCAGCGACGCCTTGACGCTCGTGTGACTCGTGCGCTGCATGTGTGAGGGTAACAGCAGGACCGTGATCAGAATCGTGACGAGCTCGATGCCCGCCGCGACGAAGAACGGCACCGCGAGCCCGGCATGTATCAGGAAGCCCGACGTCACCGGCCCCACGATGAACGCGATCCCGAAGACCGCGCCGTACAGCGAGTACGCCAGGTCGCGCTGATCCTCGCGCGTGACGTCCGCGATGTACGACTGTACCGCGCCGAGCGCACCGCCGCCGCATCCCGAGATGATGCGCGACATGAAGATCAAGAACAGAGACGGCGCCGTCGCCTGCATCAGGTATCCAGCCAGCGTCAGGAACTGCGCGATTAGGATAATCGTCTTGCGCCCCAGGCGATCGCTGAGCTTGCCCCACACGGGCGCCGCTACCATGGAGCAGAACGCTGGAACGCTGAGCAGCGCGCCCACCATCACATCCGACGCATGGTACTGCCGCACGATCGCCGGCAGCAACGGAATCATCAGCGTGTAGCCGAGCGTCTCGACCAGCGTCGTGCCATAAACGGGCAGCAACGCTCGCGGTAAGCGTTGCAATATTAGGGGAGCTTTGCGATGTCGGTGCGGTAGGTGAGCGCGTCGGTGCCGAGGCGGCCCGCGAGCTCTTTCACGCTCGCATATGCGCGCGTGCGCGCCTGCGCGAGATCGTCCCCGAGCGCGGTGACCGTAAGCACGCGTCCGCCGCCGGTGGAGACCGTGCCGTTTTCGCGTCGCGATGCGCCCCAGAAGGCGCGGCAGCCGTCACCCAGCGACACGTCCGGGTTCAGTCCGGCGAGCGCGGTGTTGCTACGCGGGTAGTCTTGCGTTGCGAGCACTATGCCGACGCACTGCTGCTCCGAGAGCGTGGCGAGCGAGAGGTCCATCGCTCCGTTCGCCACGGATTGGAGCAGCGCTGCGAAGTCGCCGCCCACCCGCGGTAACAGCACCTGCGTCTCGGGATCGCCGAAGCGTGCGTTGAACTCGATGACCCGCGGCGCTCCGCCTTCCCACATCAATCCGCAGTAGAGCACGCCGACGTACTCCTCGCCCTCCGCGAGCAATCCGCGCAGCAACGGTGCGAGAATCAGCTCGCGCACGCGATCGTCGAGATCTTCGGGGAACCCCGCCGGCGGCGAGTACGCGCCCATCCCGCCGGTATTGGGGCCGGTGTCTGCGTCGCCCGCGCGCTTGTAGTCGCACGCGGCGCCCATCGGCACGATCGCGCGACCGTCGCAGAATGCAAAGACGCTGACCTCGCGCCCCTCGAGGCGCTCTTCGAGCAGCACGTCGGAACCACCGCCGGGAATTTTGTTGCGCGCGTACCAGTCCGCCAGCAGCGCGTGCGCCTCGCGCGCATCCGCCGTGACCACGACGCCCTTGCCGGCGGCCAATCCGTCGGCCTTGACCACCACCGCACCCGGCCACTCGTCGAGCGCCTTGTTCGCCGCTTCCAGAGAGTGCACTACGGCGGCGCGCGCCGTCGGGATGCCGTGCCGTTCCATGAAGCGCTTCGCGAAGATCTTGCTCGATTCGAGACGCCCGCCCGAGCGGTTGGGGCCGAACACCGCGAGCCCGGCGTCGCGCAGACGGTCGCCCACGCCGGCGGCGATCGCCGTTTCCGGCCCGAGCACGACGAGATCGACTTTCTCATCGGCGGCGCGCTGCGCCAGCCGCTTCCCGTCGGTCGCCGCAATGTCCCAGTTCTCGCCGCGCGACGCGGTGCCGGCGTTCCCCGGCGCCGCGAACACCGCGTCGCACGACGGCGATTGCGCGATGCGCCACGAAAGCGCGTCTTCGCGCGCGCCGCTGCCGACGACGAGCACGCGCATTAGGAAAGCGTTACTCCCACTCGACGGTGGCGGGTGGCTTCGTCGTGATGTCGTAGGCGACGCGATTGACGCCTTGCACCTCGTTGACGATGCGCGACGAGATTCGTTCCAGCAGCTCGTGCGGCAGCCGCGCCCAGTCCGCCGTCATGCCGTCCTCGCTCGTGATGGCGCGGATCGCGACGAGGTTGGCGTACGTGCGCCCGTCTCCCATCACTCCGACGCTCTTCACCGGCGTCAGCACCGCGAAATACTGCCACGGGTGCGGATCGAGCGTGGCGCCGTCGATCTCGCCGCGCACGATGGCGTCGGCGCTGCGCAGGACGTCGAGCCGTTCCTGCGTGACGTCGCCGATGATGCGCACGGCCAGGCCGGGCCCCGGGAACGGCTGGCGCTCGACGATCGCCCCGGGAAGGCCGAGCGCGCGCCCCAAGGCGCGTACCTCGTCCTTGAACAGCGCGCGCAGCGGCTCGATCAGCGACAGGTCCATGTGCTCGGGAAGACCGCCGACGTTGTGGTGTGACTTGATCTTGTGCCCGGCCTTGCTCTGCGGCGTCTTGGACTCGATCACGTCCGGGTAGAGCGTTCCCTGGACCAAGTGTTTGACGCCGGGGATCTTGGCCGCCTCGGCCTCGAATACGTTGACGAACTCGTGTCCGATCACGATCCGTTTGCGCTCGGGATCCTCAATGCCGAGCAGCCTGGCGAGAAACCGCTCGCGCGCATTGACCGCGACGACGTTGAGATGCAGGATCTCGCGGAACGCCGCCAAGACCTGTTCGGCTTCGCCCTGCCGCAACAGGCCGTGATCGACGAAGATGCACGTGAGCTGCTCGCCGATAGCGCGCGACACGAGCGTCGCCGCTACCGCCGAGTCGACGCCGCCCGATAGCGCGCAGATTACCTTGTCGCTCCCGACTTGGCGCCGAATCTCTTCGACCGATTGCTCGAGGAACGACTCCATCTTCCAGTCGCGCCGCAGCCCCGCGATCTCGCCGAGGAAGTTCTCGAGGACGACCCGGCCGAATTGGGTTTGCACGACCTCCGGATGGAACTGCGTGCCGTAAATCTTCTTCCCGCCGTCGCCCATCGCCGCGACGTGGCAGCGCTCGGTCGACGCCAACGCGCGATATCCCTGCGGCAGCTTCACCACCGTATCGCCGTGCGACATCCACACGCGCGACTCGTTGGGAACGCCGTCAAACAGCGGCGTGCCGCGATCCGTGACGACTAGCGTTGCCGGTCCGTACTCGGCGTGATCGAGTTTGACGAGATCGGCGCCGATCTCGCGCGCCAGCAGCTGCATGCCGTAGCAGATCCCGAGGATCGGCACGCCCGAGTCGAGGATCGCCGGATCCATTTCCGGCGCACCGTGCACGAGCGTGCTCTCCGGGCCTCCGGAGAGGATCAGCGCCGCCGGGCGCCGCGCAGCGAGCGCGGTCCACGGCGTGTCGTACGGCACGATCTCGCAGTAGACGCCGAGCTCGCGCGTGCGCCGTGCAATCAGCTGACTATACTGCGCCCCAAAATCGAGGACGAAGACCGTCTCGGTCATCGATTCCTTTAGGAGGCCGCGGCCGCGGCCCGCAGCGCCGCGTCGTAGTCCGGCTCGTCGGCGACCTCACGGACGATCTGCACGTACGAGATCGTGCCGTCCTTGGCGATGACGATCACCGCCCGGGCGAGCAGCCCGAGCTCGCGGATCAGCAGCCCGTAGTTCACTCCGAAATTGCGGTCGCGATAGTCGGAGAGCATCTGCAGCTTCACATCGCCCTGCGCCGTGCACCAGCGCGCCTGAGCGAACGGCAGGTCCATGCTCACGACGGCGGCTTGGATGTCGCCGGGAATCTCACCCAGGCGCCGGTTGAATTTCTGCGATTCGAGCGAGCACACCGACGTGTCGAGCGACGGAACGGCGATCAGCAGCGCCGGCCGCCGCCCCTCATCGAGCAGGATCTCGCGCGTGACGTTCGAGAGGTCGCCCGCTGTCAACGAGAACGCGGGCGCCGGGTCGCCTACCCGGAGCTCCGGCCCGAGCAGCGTCATCGGCTGGCCTTTGAATGTTATGGCGCCTGCGCGTTCTTGCACGTTATCGACGGTCATGATTCTCTCCTCACAAGACGGACGTGATGGCTATGTCAACACATCTTCGAGGCGCTCGGTGTCGCGCGCCATGACGACTTCCATGGCGATCCGTTCCCCGACGGAAACGTCCCGGCCCCAGCGGTATGCCGAATAGGGCGTGTAGCGCGTGCCGGGCGATCCGGGGATGCGCAGCGATACGTCGTAACAGACGAGCTCCTTCGGCGGTCCCGCGGCCACGATGCACTGCAGCGCGAACGGACCGATGACCCCCGGCGGGCACAGCTCGCGGCTCGCCGCAACGAAACGCTCGCCCATTCCGAACGCCGGCTCCAGCATCGATTCCAGAATCGTGGCGGCGACGTGACCCGCCTCCTCCATGCGCAGCGTCACGCCGCGCAACGCGTCCAGCGCGCTCGGGGGAACGTTGCGGAAACCCTCGAGGTTCGTCTGGCGCCGCGTGTCCGTGCCGGAGAGCTCGAGCTCGCCCAAGACCGGCGAGTAGAAAAAATTCAAATTGACCGACGGTCCCAGCGCAAACTCCTCGATGCGCGCCGTCGCGAGCGCCTCGGCGGTCAGCGAGCCCTCCGCGATCAGCCGCCGCGCCGCGGCGCCGTACTCCTCCGGTGAGGACGCGAGGAAGAATGCGCGCTCGAAACTGACGCGTGCGTGCGGCGCCTTTACCATCACGAGCCCGTCGATCTCGTCGGGTGAAGCGTATCGTCGCGGGTGCCGAATGGCCGCCCGCTCCAGCAGCGCGTACTGATCGGTTTCGCTAACTTGTCCTGAGTCGTTCGACGAGCTCAGGACAGGCACTGTCGGAGGGTTCCGCTCTTCTGCTTTCAGGAGGCTGCGATTGCCGAAGAACGGCACGAGCATCTGGCGTTCGATCGCGTCGTAGCCGTAGCGCTGATGTAGGTAGACCTCGAACGACCGGTTCGCCACGAAGAGCACGTTGCGATCGAGCATTTTCTCTTGGACGTCCGCGCGCAGGATATCCGCAAAGGCGTCGAGCTCCAGCACCTCGTCCACGCAGCCGCGCGGCACGGGATCCTGGCGCACTGCGAAGTAGCGCGAGTAGGTTTGCTCGCGGTCTTTGGCGGTCACGACGAGGTTGCGCAAGCCTTGCAGGCGCGCGCCATACGCCACGTCGAGGGCCGAGTGGCTCCCGATGGAACAAAGCGTCACGCGCGATCGATCGTATACGGCGAGCGCGCGAGCGACGTACTCCGTGCTCACCGGCGCGTCATTCGACGCTAATCTTGCCGCCCATGCGGCGCCACACGACGGGCGAGTAGATCCCGACGATGACGATCCCCGCGATCGTGACCGTGAGTGCACAGGCCAACGCGACGCTCGAGGGCGCGGCCGCGAAGATCGAGACGCCGCCGCGCCCCTGCGGAAAGGCCGGAAGCAGATACGGGAAGATCGTCCCGGCCGACGCTGTCAGCAGCGTGACGATGAAGAACGACGACTCCAAGAACGCCGCCGCCGCCTGGCCGCGTGCCACGCGGCGGCGAAGATCGACGAGCGTCACGAGCGAGATCACCGGCATCGCAAACAGCCACGACGCGCCCAACGGCGCGCGGACGGCGAACGTCAACGCCGTCACGGCCAGATAAAGAATCAGCACGGCCCACCAGAGACGCAGCATTCCACGCCGCGCCTTCTCGCCCAGATCGCCGTCCACGCGCCAGCTAAGGAACGCGCCGCCGTGCAGCGCCAGCGTGCACAGCGCGAACGCACCGACGAGCAAAGCGTAGGGGTTGAGCAAGAACGCGAAGGTACCTTGAAAGTAACCGGCGGCGTCGAGCGGCACGCCGCGCAGCAGGTTGCCGAGCGCGACGCCGAACAACACGATCAGCAGCGCGCTCGAAAGCGAAAAGGCTGCATCCCAGAACTGATGCCAGAGCTCCGACGGCAGATGCTCGCGCAGCTCCAGTGCGATGCCGCGGAACATCAGCAGCCAGAGCACGACGATGAACGGAAGGTAGAAGCCCGAGAACGACGATGCGTACGCGACGGGGAAGAGCGCGAACAGCGCCGCCCCCGCGCCGACGAGCCAGACCTCGTTGCCGTTCCAGAACGGGCCGATGCTCGCCATTATCGCCGCGCGCTCGCGATCCGAGCGCGCGATCGTGGGCCCGATCGCGGCGACGCCCAGGTCGTAGCCGTCGAGCAGCACATACATCGTGAGCATGAAGGCAACGACGATGAAGCCTGCGATAGCCACGGTTACCCTTCGACGGGGCTCAGGGCGACGCGAGAAGTCGACGGGCCGATGCCGATCTCGCGCAGCACCAGATACAAGAACAGAACGCCGAGCAGAAAGTACATGCCGGCGAAGCCGATGAGCGTGAAGATCGTCTCGCCGGCGCCAACGGTCGGCGAGCCGGCCTCAGCCGTGCGCATCAGTCCGTAGATGATCCAGGGCTGCCGGCCGACCTCGCTCACGGTCCAGCCGGCTTCGTTGGCGATGTACGGAAACGGCATCAACAGCATCAGCAGCCAGAGCAT
It encodes:
- a CDS encoding helix-turn-helix transcriptional regulator, with translation MTLGKRIAARRLALGWSQNELARRAGVNHPTLFKIEADQRRNPSIGVVVLIARALGTTAEALLGIEREETRLLVEANKTSMVVEIRPLGRKLTDAARSRAQSIVAGALERAGARVREAPSPSDEDAEAESHLPAEAGHLAAGGLALVDALQSVRRRLDALEAWRRGQEGRARKRASR
- the purF gene encoding amidophosphoribosyltransferase, whose protein sequence is MCGITGVFAPERDAARLAFFALYALQHRGQESAGIAAADGGTIRSHKEMGLLGAIFDEDILSELSGHIAIGHTRYSTTGSSIVVNAQPLLERSDLGDFAFAHNGNLTNTDELRERLAPTTVLQASSDSEVLAKLIVEAKGSMVDRIKSVLQSARGAYSIVLCTQGELYAFRDPWGVRPLCLGKLGENGYVVASESCALGTVGAQYLREIERGEIVRIGADGLESHRVEVEGAQSALCMFEYIYFARPDSRLNERSVYMARYAMGRELAKEHPVDADVVMAVPDSAVAGGIGYAAESGLPYIEGLIKNRYIGRTFISPDQRMRSRGVHLKFNPLVENLRDQRVIVVDDSIVRGTTTPRIVALLREAGAREVHLRITSPPIKHPCYLGVDMATYDELIAANYSVEQIRERTGADSLGYLSLEGLIASVGRRREDMCLGCLIGEYPNVPAAHRLQRAPA
- a CDS encoding Bax inhibitor-1 family protein, with translation MAYGLQPQNRFGGPVAPAVPTHSILAQVLGITALGLCVSALAAWLFHDLSPGIGLVAMIVGLILLFSIYAVRRNEGLSLLLFYAFTFCEGVGIAPVVGQYVRAFGPDVVVNAALTTGLGMFALGAIVYATGLDLRRFQGIFMIALMGLIVVGIISIFVRFIHPETYAWITLVIFSGLVLIDFARLRAGGDGLTPVLMATSIYLDAINIFLALLQIFGGRRASD
- a CDS encoding MFS transporter, which gives rise to MQRLPRALLPVYGTTLVETLGYTLMIPLLPAIVRQYHASDVMVGALLSVPAFCSMVAAPVWGKLSDRLGRKTIILIAQFLTLAGYLMQATAPSLFLIFMSRIISGCGGGALGAVQSYIADVTREDQRDLAYSLYGAVFGIAFIVGPVTSGFLIHAGLAVPFFVAAGIELVTILITVLLLPSHMQRTSHTSVKASLRAANAPGVRLVLIRHFLAIFAIVCFLANFALYLNHVLGSPVSEVGWLLAGAGVVGGAALIFVVSPLATRLGNRRVAQIGLLASFLAYGLLSFVTDLWVFGIALIVWAIGSAMVEPTLTALLSVRARPSERGAIMGVSDSINGLAMILGPATGSAIIGANPRYLGVLPAFAALLAFGLGRVRRT
- the purD gene encoding phosphoribosylamine--glycine ligase, with the protein product MRVLVVGSGAREDALSWRIAQSPSCDAVFAAPGNAGTASRGENWDIAATDGKRLAQRAADEKVDLVVLGPETAIAAGVGDRLRDAGLAVFGPNRSGGRLESSKIFAKRFMERHGIPTARAAVVHSLEAANKALDEWPGAVVVKADGLAAGKGVVVTADAREAHALLADWYARNKIPGGGSDVLLEERLEGREVSVFAFCDGRAIVPMGAACDYKRAGDADTGPNTGGMGAYSPPAGFPEDLDDRVRELILAPLLRGLLAEGEEYVGVLYCGLMWEGGAPRVIEFNARFGDPETQVLLPRVGGDFAALLQSVANGAMDLSLATLSEQQCVGIVLATQDYPRSNTALAGLNPDVSLGDGCRAFWGASRRENGTVSTGGGRVLTVTALGDDLAQARTRAYASVKELAGRLGTDALTYRTDIAKLP
- the guaA gene encoding glutamine-hydrolyzing GMP synthase, with translation MTETVFVLDFGAQYSQLIARRTRELGVYCEIVPYDTPWTALAARRPAALILSGGPESTLVHGAPEMDPAILDSGVPILGICYGMQLLAREIGADLVKLDHAEYGPATLVVTDRGTPLFDGVPNESRVWMSHGDTVVKLPQGYRALASTERCHVAAMGDGGKKIYGTQFHPEVVQTQFGRVVLENFLGEIAGLRRDWKMESFLEQSVEEIRRQVGSDKVICALSGGVDSAVAATLVSRAIGEQLTCIFVDHGLLRQGEAEQVLAAFREILHLNVVAVNARERFLARLLGIEDPERKRIVIGHEFVNVFEAEAAKIPGVKHLVQGTLYPDVIESKTPQSKAGHKIKSHHNVGGLPEHMDLSLIEPLRALFKDEVRALGRALGLPGAIVERQPFPGPGLAVRIIGDVTQERLDVLRSADAIVRGEIDGATLDPHPWQYFAVLTPVKSVGVMGDGRTYANLVAIRAITSEDGMTADWARLPHELLERISSRIVNEVQGVNRVAYDITTKPPATVEWE
- the tpx gene encoding thiol peroxidase, encoding MTVDNVQERAGAITFKGQPMTLLGPELRVGDPAPAFSLTAGDLSNVTREILLDEGRRPALLIAVPSLDTSVCSLESQKFNRRLGEIPGDIQAAVVSMDLPFAQARWCTAQGDVKLQMLSDYRDRNFGVNYGLLIRELGLLARAVIVIAKDGTISYVQIVREVADEPDYDAALRAAAAAS
- a CDS encoding DUF1297 domain-containing protein, which produces MSTEYVARALAVYDRSRVTLCSIGSHSALDVAYGARLQGLRNLVVTAKDREQTYSRYFAVRQDPVPRGCVDEVLELDAFADILRADVQEKMLDRNVLFVANRSFEVYLHQRYGYDAIERQMLVPFFGNRSLLKAEERNPPTVPVLSSSNDSGQVSETDQYALLERAAIRHPRRYASPDEIDGLVMVKAPHARVSFERAFFLASSPEEYGAAARRLIAEGSLTAEALATARIEEFALGPSVNLNFFYSPVLGELELSGTDTRRQTNLEGFRNVPPSALDALRGVTLRMEEAGHVAATILESMLEPAFGMGERFVAASRELCPPGVIGPFALQCIVAAGPPKELVCYDVSLRIPGSPGTRYTPYSAYRWGRDVSVGERIAMEVVMARDTERLEDVLT
- the cydB gene encoding cytochrome d ubiquinol oxidase subunit II, which codes for MAIAGFIVVAFMLTMYVLLDGYDLGVAAIGPTIARSDRERAAIMASIGPFWNGNEVWLVGAGAALFALFPVAYASSFSGFYLPFIVVLWLLMFRGIALELREHLPSELWHQFWDAAFSLSSALLIVLFGVALGNLLRGVPLDAAGYFQGTFAFLLNPYALLVGAFALCTLALHGGAFLSWRVDGDLGEKARRGMLRLWWAVLILYLAVTALTFAVRAPLGASWLFAMPVISLVTLVDLRRRVARGQAAAAFLESSFFIVTLLTASAGTIFPYLLPAFPQGRGGVSIFAAAPSSVALACALTVTIAGIVIVGIYSPVVWRRMGGKISVE